AATTTGCATCGCACTGGTTAAAACTTGATAACATCCCTTCCCTAAACGCTTGGCATGATACATCGCAATATCCGCATCTCGAATCACCTCTTCTGGTTGAGAATATCCCATTGAACTAAGGGAAATCCCAATACTAACCCCTGTAAAAATCGGATTTTGATGAATATAAAAAGGATGTTTAAGCTGTTCAATAATTCGTTGAGCTACATCTGTTGCTTCATTGACATCTTTAATATTTTCTAATAAAATAATAAATTCATCTCCTCCGATTCGTGCAACAGTATCCTTAAATTTGACGATCGTTGTTAAACGGTGGGCAACACTTTTTAATAATTCATCTCCGACTAAATGACCCAAGCTATCATTAATGACTTTAAATCGGTCTAAATCTAAAAACAAAATTGCATATAAATAATGCTTTTTATGGTTTGTTTTTTGAATTAAATACTGGAGTCTATTTAACAGCCAGGTTCGATTTTTTAACCCAGTCAAACTATCATGAAACGCATCAAATTTGAGTTTTTCTTCCCGTTTTAATAATTCTGCTTGTGTTTTTTTTAAATGTTCTAAAGCTAAAGAAAGTTCTGCTGTTCGTTGATAGACTCGATCCTCTAATTCTTTATTAGAACTTTCAATCGCTGCTTTGGCTTGTTGCAATTCTGCCGTGCGTTCTTGCACTCGCACTTCTAATTTCTCAAAAGCAGCCTTTAACTGCATTGCCATGAGATTAAATGACCGAGCTAAAATTCCCAGTTCATCTGTGCGATTGAGTTCAATCTTTTGGTCTAATTCTCCTTGAGCGATCGCTTGACTAGCTTGACTTAATTGAATAATGGGAGCCGTAATCCAATGAGCCGTTATTATTCCCAGACCAGTAGCAATACCCAAAGCCAAAAAACACAGCAAAATCGTAATTTTTTGAGCCTCTGTAATCGGAGTCATAAAATCACTTTCAGGAACAACAACACAAATTAACCAATCAATTCCTTTTCCATCTAAATAGGGAAAAATTTGTGCAATGTATCGTTTATTATCCCATTTAAAATCCAAGAAAACCGCTCCTTGAATCTGCTGAAAACTCTGAACCTGATTTTGTAACTGTTTCGTAGTTTCTCGAATCCAAAACTCTTGACTTTCTATGGCTTTAATTCTTTGGAGTTGACCCTGTTTAACCCTAAAAGGATTACTCCTAGAAGAACTAGCAACCAACATCCCGGAACGCTCAATAATAAAACTTTGTCCAGATTGACCAATTTTCAACCCTCGCAGAACATCACTAATTTCTGATAAGGTTAAAGGTGTATCCAGGACTCCTAATAAACGGCCTTGTTGATTATAAATCGGTAAGACCGCATCAATGGCTAAGGTGCTGTGATCAAACCATAAATAAATCGGACTCCAAGTTGCTTTTTTCGCTTGAATAGCAGCTTGATACCAAGGGCGAGTGCGGGGATCATAATTAGGAAATATTCTTAAGAGTTGACCCGGTTTGCCATTAGAATTCAAAGCGTAGGTATAATACTGATTTTGAGTGAAAGCTTGAACAATTTCTAGCTGAAATTGCTGATTTTGACTTCTCTTGATTCCCAAATATTCTCCTTGCTCATTTCCCCAGGCGATATAATCCACAGAGGGAAAAGCATAGAATTGGTGAAGAAACCAAGGTTTAAAACGGGTTACATCTTTTAAGACGAATAATTTTTCACTCAGGACATTTTGATTCGTCTGATTGACAAGATGGGCTGCATTCAGATACGTTTTTAGGTTTAACTCAATGCGGGTACTAATTTCTTGATGCAACTGAATTACTAAATCGTTGACTGCTTTCTGTCCGTTTTTATAGGAAAAAAATCCTGTCATTCCGACTACAATAGAGATTTGTAACACAAACGGAATAACAAGCAATTGACGGAGTGGCAACTTCACAAGTGCTGATCTCCTTAAAAAGTAAAGCCTAATCAACGGATGACTCAATTCAAATCGCTGACATTGCATCAGTCATCGTTTCTGAACAATGAATCCTTTTGTAGAGCGCTTTGTTCCTAAATTTCAGCGCTTCTACAAACTGCAATTAAAATTTTGTCCACTCAAATCCAACACGGGGACGATTGATCTCTAATTCCCAACCCTCAACCAGTCCCGCTTCAACACTTGAAAATGCAACCGCCCGTTTAAAGGGAATCGGATCATAATCCGGGTTTTCCGGTTCGCTGGGGGGAGTGACTCGACTGGGGCTGGGATTAGCTGGGGGGCGACGGGATTCTAGGGAATCTTCAGAAACAGAAGTTGGAGTGCTGGCGCGGCGAGATCCTAAAGGAACCACTTTATTAGGGTTAGTGGCTGTGGGATCAGAATGTTGAGATTGAGTTTTGAATGGCATTTGCACCGGATAAATCCGTTGAGCCGTTAATTCTGCCCGTTTTTCTTTAAACCCTTCTTTTCGCTCAATCAGATTCATTCCTAAACGACCTTCAATAATGATTTGATCGCCTTGATGATATTTTTCATGAACTTCTTGGGCAAAATTTCCCCAAGCAATGACTCTTAAGGTGGAAGGAGGATCGACATCCCGCAGTGCTGGAAACTGAACTAACATTTCTGTTAGGGCGAGTTGACTATCAGAGGTATAACGTAGTTGCGGATCTTCAACAATCTCCGCCATCAAAATAATACTGTTCATAGGTTAAGCAACAAATTCCAGTACAAGGTTAAAAACTCCCTGGGAGTTGAGTTTTTTTGATCATGACATTTTTAGTCTAATCTTTAAACTCTTTTTCTGTTAATTTTGGATGTTAAACATCATCTGGGTGTTCCATCCCTTGGGATTGATTCACAAACTCATGGACTAAATTGCGATATTCTCGCAAGGTTGTATCAACCCAATCGCGATCAACACTATTGGCAAAAATGTGAACCAGAGGTTCTCCAGCATCGGGTAAAATCAACACCCAGTTATCATCTTGGTAATTAATTAATTTGACCCCATCAATTAATTCTAGGTTTTCTGGGGAATGAGTTTCAACTAAATGTCGCATCAATCCGCCTTTAATTGTCCAGGGACAACGCACGGTATACCGACGATGGACAACATGGGGTAAATCTGCCCGAACTTGGGTGAGCGATCGCTCTTGGGTCGTTAACATTTCTATAATTTTAGCAATAGAAAACATGGCATCAAACCCTGGATGCAGTTGGGGGAAAATAAACCCCATATCTCCACTTCCGCCTAAAACTACATTCGGGTTGCGGTGACAGGCTTCCATTAAAGCCGTCGGGTTGGCTTTGGTGCGAATGACTTTGGCATCATAACGGCGGGCTATTTGTTCAATGGCGGCGGAAGTATGAACTGGAACTACAACGGTACTGCGGGGATGGGAGGTTAAAACCATATTCACCATCAACGAGGTTAAGATTTCTCCCCGAATGGGACTTCCGGTTTCATCGACTAACATAAATTGTTCGCCGTTGGCATAGACTTGCGCCCCGAAATTAGCGCGTAAGGCTTCAACGACTCGCCCTAATTGATCGAGTAAATTTTCTCGTTCAGGAACCGATAAAGCGGTATGATTTAAGCTGGCATTTAAGACCACCGCATCACAGCCAAATTTGGCTAAAAGTTGCGGTAGAATTGCCCCAGAAACGGCATAAACATAATCAATAACAACTTTAGCATTACTGTAGCGTAACACTTCGGGATTGATATGTTTTCCAAAGCTGATACTATAAATATCGAGTAAATCAATCGTATAACTGACGTTACCAATTTCAGGAATTTGCGCCCGTCGTAAATCTTCTTTAAAATAAGCTCCTTCAATTTTCTTTTCTTTGGCTTTGGTAATATTAATTCCTTTATGATCTAAAAATTCAATTAATAGATAATCCGCCCGTTCGGGAGAAAGTCGGACGTGAATTCCCCCGGCAACTTTTAACGACGGAATGGCCGTGCGGGTAATCGGAATGGCAGTCGCATCTAAGTTAATAATATCGATGCCAACGGACATTAAACCCGCCACTAAGGAACGAGTCACCATGCGAGAAATCGGTCGTTGATCTCGCGAAACCGCCACCGTTGAACCGGGTTTTAAGGTTGATCCAAAAGCCGCCCCTAATTTAACCGCAAATTCCGGCGTAATATCAATATTGGCTAATCCTTGTACTCCCCGTTGACCAAATAAATTGCGTTGGGCGGTATTACCCCAAATTAAATTAATATTTAGGGTCGCGCCGGATTCGATTTTTTTACTGGGCCAGACTCGCACCCCTGGGCTAATTTGGGCTTCTTCTCCCACACTGGATAAGGAACCCACCACCGCCCCTTCGAGAACGTGGGCACGACGGTCTACACGCGCTCCTCTAGCAATCACACAGGCTCGTAAATGGGCATCATCCCCAATAATCGCACCATTCCAAATAATCGGCCGTTTAATATTAGCATCGGCACCGATGGTAACATTATCCCCAATGACGGTTCCGGCTTCAATTTGTGCTCTAGCGCCAATCCGACAATTGCGACCAATCAAAACGGGGGTTTCAATTTGGGCTGTTTCATCAATATAAGTATTTTCTCCCACCCACAACCCCGGAAAGCGTTCCGGGTAGGGAATTTTAAGTTTTACTTTCCCCATTAAGACATCATAATGGGCTTCTCGATAGATATCTAAATGACCAATATCACACCAATAGTTATTGGCAATAAACCCATACATGGGTTCATCTTTTTCTAAGAGTAAGGGGAATAAATCTTGAGAAAAATCACATTCTTGATCGTAGGGAAGATATTCTAAAACTTCCGGTTCTAAGATATAGGTTCCTGTATTCACCGTATCGGAAAAAACTTCACTGGTGGCGGGTTTTTCTAAAAAGCGACGAATGCGCTGATTTTCATCAGTAATCACCACCCCAAATTCAATAGGATTCGGCATTCGGGTTAAAATCAAGGTGGCTTTTGATTGTTTGCGATGATGAAATTCAATAGCGGCGGTTAAATCAAAATCCGTAACACTATCTCCGCTAATCACTAAAAAGGTTTGATCTAAAAGTTCAGCAATATTTTTAACACAGCCTGCGGTTCCCAGGGGTTGATCTTCTTCGACAGCATAAGTAATTTGGACACCTAAATCACTGCCATCATGAAAATATTCGCGCATCACATCAGGAAGATAATGTAATGTGGCAACTATTTCTATAATATTGTGTTGTTTGAGTAAATTAATAATATGTTCAGCAATGGGACGATTCAGTATCGGTACCATCGGCTTAGGAAGATCGCACGTTAAGGGTCGCAGTCGTGTTCCTGATCCACCCGCCATTAGCACTGCTCGCATATATCCTCCTGATTGATTTAGGCTGATTAATGATCTAAATTTTCCTGATTTTCTCACCGTTAAGTTAAGGTGAATCCGATCAGTGTTGGGTTCCTTAAATCGGGGGTTACTGAAAATACATTACAATCGTTGAGAGCTAATTAACTCAAATTTTTAATCAAAAATACGACATCATTTTGGAGAGGCTTTCAACGAAATTAACTCTACAGCTTACCGATTTAAAGTTTGAATCGAAAGGCCTTAAAACTATTAGAATTAACAACCCACTCTTCATAGGATAGCAAATTTCTTATTTCCTGGCTCAAAATAATAGAAAGATTATCTATTGTAATCGTTAATTTTTATTAATCTCTTGGGGTTCTCCCCGGCTGAAGTCTCCCGCCTAGGCGTTAATCACTAGATGGGGCAAGGTTTTTTTCAAGCTGGAAATGGAGGAAACTGATGCAGGAGGGTTGAGGAGAGCAGTTACTCATCGGTTATAAATGACACTTCTCTCGAATCAACTGCTACAATAGATCACCATTAACTTCTGTTTAATCCTTCACAGCAAAATCTTTTGGGTATGAGTTCGATCATTAGCCTATTGCTACTTGTCATTTATGGAGGCGGAATCTGGAAGTTTTGGAGTGGGTTTGAAAAGACCAACTTCAACCGCAGTTTCCAGAATCGTCTGATCCTTTCATTATTCTGGCCTGTGTTAGTGTTCAATTCCTCCTATCGGAAAAACTTTACCAAAGCATTAAAAGGCTCAAAATAGAGATAAATCTATAATGAATGGCTAAATCTTCTAATCCATCCAATTTTTTTAATTTATCCGTAGGGTCTGACCCCTTGGAAACGGCACTGGCGACCGTTGCCCATCGTTTTAACCGAGAATATCAAGGGGGTGCATTTGATTTGCCCCCGGAAGTAGAAACCCTAGAAATTTTTCGCGATCGTATGGCGGGAACTTTAGCA
This is a stretch of genomic DNA from Planktothrix tepida PCC 9214. It encodes these proteins:
- a CDS encoding bifunctional diguanylate cyclase/phosphodiesterase, whose amino-acid sequence is MKLPLRQLLVIPFVLQISIVVGMTGFFSYKNGQKAVNDLVIQLHQEISTRIELNLKTYLNAAHLVNQTNQNVLSEKLFVLKDVTRFKPWFLHQFYAFPSVDYIAWGNEQGEYLGIKRSQNQQFQLEIVQAFTQNQYYTYALNSNGKPGQLLRIFPNYDPRTRPWYQAAIQAKKATWSPIYLWFDHSTLAIDAVLPIYNQQGRLLGVLDTPLTLSEISDVLRGLKIGQSGQSFIIERSGMLVASSSRSNPFRVKQGQLQRIKAIESQEFWIRETTKQLQNQVQSFQQIQGAVFLDFKWDNKRYIAQIFPYLDGKGIDWLICVVVPESDFMTPITEAQKITILLCFLALGIATGLGIITAHWITAPIIQLSQASQAIAQGELDQKIELNRTDELGILARSFNLMAMQLKAAFEKLEVRVQERTAELQQAKAAIESSNKELEDRVYQRTAELSLALEHLKKTQAELLKREEKLKFDAFHDSLTGLKNRTWLLNRLQYLIQKTNHKKHYLYAILFLDLDRFKVINDSLGHLVGDELLKSVAHRLTTIVKFKDTVARIGGDEFIILLENIKDVNEATDVAQRIIEQLKHPFYIHQNPIFTGVSIGISLSSMGYSQPEEVIRDADIAMYHAKRLGKGCYQVLTSAMQIPAMERLQLENHLREALIREEFLLYYQPIISLETRRLIGFEALIRWNHPHRNMISPSEFIPIAEETGLIQAIDLWVLKEACQQMNYWNQQFPDLPPLSMSVNLSPVDLRQVNLIENFKKILENYPLKNWLLKLEVTETCFLEFLTFEQSLLQQLQELGIKLCIDDFGTGYSSLSRLHNFPLCTLKIDRSFVSKIQSETEGTEIIHTIIMLAHSLGMDVVAEGIETPIQLEKLKELGCNYGQGYLISQPLDRLKTTEFLIRFLS
- a CDS encoding single-stranded DNA-binding protein; protein product: MNSIILMAEIVEDPQLRYTSDSQLALTEMLVQFPALRDVDPPSTLRVIAWGNFAQEVHEKYHQGDQIIIEGRLGMNLIERKEGFKEKRAELTAQRIYPVQMPFKTQSQHSDPTATNPNKVVPLGSRRASTPTSVSEDSLESRRPPANPSPSRVTPPSEPENPDYDPIPFKRAVAFSSVEAGLVEGWELEINRPRVGFEWTKF
- a CDS encoding mannose-1-phosphate guanyltransferase, whose translation is MRAVLMAGGSGTRLRPLTCDLPKPMVPILNRPIAEHIINLLKQHNIIEIVATLHYLPDVMREYFHDGSDLGVQITYAVEEDQPLGTAGCVKNIAELLDQTFLVISGDSVTDFDLTAAIEFHHRKQSKATLILTRMPNPIEFGVVITDENQRIRRFLEKPATSEVFSDTVNTGTYILEPEVLEYLPYDQECDFSQDLFPLLLEKDEPMYGFIANNYWCDIGHLDIYREAHYDVLMGKVKLKIPYPERFPGLWVGENTYIDETAQIETPVLIGRNCRIGARAQIEAGTVIGDNVTIGADANIKRPIIWNGAIIGDDAHLRACVIARGARVDRRAHVLEGAVVGSLSSVGEEAQISPGVRVWPSKKIESGATLNINLIWGNTAQRNLFGQRGVQGLANIDITPEFAVKLGAAFGSTLKPGSTVAVSRDQRPISRMVTRSLVAGLMSVGIDIINLDATAIPITRTAIPSLKVAGGIHVRLSPERADYLLIEFLDHKGINITKAKEKKIEGAYFKEDLRRAQIPEIGNVSYTIDLLDIYSISFGKHINPEVLRYSNAKVVIDYVYAVSGAILPQLLAKFGCDAVVLNASLNHTALSVPERENLLDQLGRVVEALRANFGAQVYANGEQFMLVDETGSPIRGEILTSLMVNMVLTSHPRSTVVVPVHTSAAIEQIARRYDAKVIRTKANPTALMEACHRNPNVVLGGSGDMGFIFPQLHPGFDAMFSIAKIIEMLTTQERSLTQVRADLPHVVHRRYTVRCPWTIKGGLMRHLVETHSPENLELIDGVKLINYQDDNWVLILPDAGEPLVHIFANSVDRDWVDTTLREYRNLVHEFVNQSQGMEHPDDV